The sequence AAAGCATTCAACCACAACAAGCTTCAACATATATACATTTACAAAACCTCacattctttcttctttattgctTCAATGGCATCTCAGACAATCCAGAGCTACCGCAATGGCGCTGAGATTCACAATGGAGATGATCTCTGTAAGAAGAAATCCATTAAACTGCTCGAAGATATCGGTCTTCCAAATGGTTTATTTCcattggaagacattgaagagTTTGGATATAACTGCGAGGCCGGGTTTGTCTGGTTgattcaaaagaagaagaaggaacatACCTTCAAGAAGATCAAAAGAGCAGTGTCATATGCTCATGAGGTAACTGCATTTGTCGAGAAAggtaagatgaagaagatgaccgGAGTGAAGACTAAAGAACTCATGCTTTGGCTCTCTGTTGTTGAGATGTACATTGAGGATCCTTCTTCTAAGAAGATCACTTTCAAGACTGGCACTGGCCTCTCTGATAGCTTCCCAGTTTCAGCATTTGAACTTGAAGAATAAAGAAAGCTAACTGTGTGTGATATTGTTCTCACTTGTACTatgatatttttgtgttttaaatCATGTTGTTGTCAAATAATTATTGTTGGAAGATCAATAAAATTTGATGCCTTTTGTATTATCAGGACATAATTAAGTTGCATGTATTACAATTCACAAACATTTGTGCTCTAAATACACTTCTTGAAAGCAAATATAACAAAGATGCAAGTTGATTAAAAATGAACATTAGaaacaataaataacaattaatcatATGAGGATGGTGTGAAATACATGGAAATAAATGACTATTGATCAATGTAAGTTTTTTACTCATGGATTGGAAGTAATAATATTCATGGTGAAGCTTGGTCTGATGAAGTATATGCTAATAAACTCAATGTCAAACTGGTAGAGGTCAAAGATTAATGCATTTGGATGAAGTTAACGCAACATctactctttttttatttatttcaatattctGTCAATAAAATGTAGAGGCTTTTACGgaatgatataaatataaaagcacAAAAACACTTGGTAGAGCTCATCATAAGGACTTTGatcaacaaattatatatatatatatatatttatttattttttttataaagtacattatatatatgaacatttaTTGACGGTTTACTAACCTAGTTCTGagagaattaattattttaagatGAGCTTAAACCAATCCAAAAGCTAGGCCAACTATAAGAAAGACCAGGATATACATATATCCATCAATACCAgaatatgtttaattaattgaaatgaGACTAGTAGTTGTAGTAAATCAGAAAACAACATTCACATTGAAATGTTTCAGAcataatggttttgatttttaactGTTCGGTAGCTTATTTGTATTTGAGTAGTGTCTTGTATCTTTTTGTTGTCTTTCTTTTGCTAATAAAATAGCTTTCGAGCTCCTTTTATTCAAAAAACATTCACATTGAATTTTAGCAAAACAGAgttgtaatttttattcttgcacAAAGCTTATTGAATGAagatacaaagaaaaactaatgcACTCCTCTAGTGTTTCAAGACATTCTCAGCAATTCTACTACTACTCAAGTTGAAAAGCAGAAGATGGGAAGCTGTCAGAGAGCCCGGTGCCAGTCTTGAAGGTGATCTTCCCAGAAGAAGGGTCCTCAATGTACATCTCAACGACGGAGAGCCATAACATAAGCTCTTTGGTCTTCACTCcagtcatcttcttcatcttaccTTTTTCAACAAAAGCTGTGACTTCCTGAGCATATGATACCGCTCTCTTAATTTTCTTGAAATTGTggtccttcttctttttctgaaGGAGCCAAATGAAGCCTTCGCCGCGATTAAATCCAAACTCTTCAATGTCTTCAAGAGGGAAGAGCCCATTTGGAAGGCCGATTTCTTCTAACAACTCAATGGATTTCTTCTTACAGAGTGCATCTCCGTTGTAGATCTCTGCACCATTGCGATACTTCTCACcaacttgggaggccatttttcGCTTCTAAGAGAGAACAAGGGATGAGAAGCTAAGATTGATAGATGTTAGGCTGATGAGATAGAGAATATATTGGAACTATATATACACATTGATGGAAGAGTAAGAAAGGAGTTGGTCAAATGAGGCTTGCAAGCTAAATAAAAGAGTAGCCAAATTGCTTGAAAGATTCAGTCAATAAGGGTTAGCTAATATCATATATACTATCACTTATTTCCTgagaaaacaatgaaataactaataattagtACGTGAGACAAGAttgatagattaaaaaaaaaaaaatactcggTCAAGCTACTCTGCCTGTTTTGACAATGTCTAAAAGGCTACAATTCCATTTATAAAATGAATCAATGCACTTATTCTACAGCCTTTTTTGATTGACCCTTTCCATTGATTCCATACTGCATTTTATTGTAGAGGAGTAACAGGTCAAAGTCTTTTATGTTCCTCTTCTTTAATAACCTTATGTATCTATAAATAACACGCTTAATATTTCCATTCCATCAGCACTCAAAGCATCCATTCTCCAAAGCCTCTCTTATTTGCTTGCTTCTATCAGCCCTTAGCTGGAATCAAATAGAAACTCACACAATGGCATCACAGACCATCCAGAGCTACCGCAACAGCGCTGAGATATACAATGGAGATGCTTTCTGCAAGAAGAAATCCATCCAACTGCTCGAAGAGATCGGTCTTCCAAATGGTTTGTTTCCATTGGATGACATTGAAGAGTTTGGATATAACCGCGAGGCAGGGTTTGTCTGGttgattcaaaagaaaaagaaggaccATACCTTCAAGAAGATCAAAAGAGCAGTGTCATATGCTCCCGAGGTAACTGCCTTTGTCGAGAATggtaagatgaagaagatgaccgGAGTGAAGACGAAAGAACTCATGCTTTGGCTCTCTGTAGTTGAGATGTATATCGAGGATCCTTCTTCCAAGAAGATCACCTTCAAGACTGGCACTGGTCTTTCAGATAGCTTCCCTGTGTCCGCATTCGAGCTTGAAGAGTAGAGTCTAAATATTCCAAGTGTTCCAATAATGCTATAAAGCTTGCATCTTGAAATTCTGTTATTCTTGTATTATCTTATCGTAGGTTTGTGTTTCTTGTGGTATAATTATGGAATGTTGAATTATCTATGTAATGCAGTAATTGCTCAAAGATCTAAACTACAATTTCTCCACAGATATCAATGTATGTTGGGATGCATTGCTTGAGTAATATATATACGATAGAATTCATGTAAGTAAATTtgattaaacaataacaaagataTCTGTTTCTAAGGACAGTTGTTTAATTTAAGTAAACTGCTGTAACTTGTCGCAAATAATGTTTCTGAATGCTAGTGAATTATAAGAATAAAGTACCAAGGAAGGCAGAGACCTGTCATATTGATGAAGTCTGAAATTGCAATCTATCAGCAGCTAATCATTGTCATCAGAGAGTTTGATTTTATCCCAGCTTTATCATAATGCAAAAGAAGGCAGCAGCACATCATGTGGTAGTCCAGAACTGTAGATTGCAGCATGACAAGCTCAgctgctaaaaaaaaaaaagagaaaagagaagacaAGGCTTTTTTGGAACAACAAACACATCAACAGACATAGATTATCAGGAAATTAGGTTCATAATTAGTTCATAATTGAGTTATCATCAAGATTATCATCATCTTATAAACAAGGCAATTGAAGGCAAGCACAAGCAGCCAATGATAAGCTTTATGCAAATGGTGCTTATTCGTGCTTTCCAGTTCAATTCAGACAAATGCATACAGTGAATTGTAACAGGAAGATAgctttatttaaaaacttttatggCCATCAAAATGGGACTTGCTATGAGTTTCCTCCGCAGCCCCGTCTGAACAGTGTTCTCGACCATGAGATTCCTCTGCAGTTCTCGTGAGAACTACCTTGACTCTCATGCAGAACTGCGCAACGCTCGACCTCCCCGTGGCGGATCTCGCGGGGGTTTTCTCGACAAACATCGCAGAAACACTCGCCCACAGACCACACACCCCTCCTCTCTCCACAGAAACCTCTCCTCTCAGTGCAATCAAGCTCCGCAGAACCCTCAACTTCCCAAAAACTCCCCGGTGAGAGAGGGCACCACCTACGCTGATGCTGCTC comes from Dioscorea cayenensis subsp. rotundata cultivar TDr96_F1 chromosome 15, TDr96_F1_v2_PseudoChromosome.rev07_lg8_w22 25.fasta, whole genome shotgun sequence and encodes:
- the LOC120276690 gene encoding uncharacterized protein LOC120276690; the encoded protein is MASQTIQSYRNGAEIHNGDDLCKKKSIKLLEDIGLPNGLFPLEDIEEFGYNCEAGFVWLIQKKKKEHTFKKIKRAVSYAHEVTAFVEKGKMKKMTGVKTKELMLWLSVVEMYIEDPSSKKITFKTGTGLSDSFPVSAFELEE
- the LOC120276691 gene encoding uncharacterized protein LOC120276691 — encoded protein: MASQVGEKYRNGAEIYNGDALCKKKSIELLEEIGLPNGLFPLEDIEEFGFNRGEGFIWLLQKKKKDHNFKKIKRAVSYAQEVTAFVEKGKMKKMTGVKTKELMLWLSVVEMYIEDPSSGKITFKTGTGLSDSFPSSAFQLE
- the LOC120276689 gene encoding uncharacterized protein LOC120276689; protein product: MASQTIQSYRNSAEIYNGDAFCKKKSIQLLEEIGLPNGLFPLDDIEEFGYNREAGFVWLIQKKKKDHTFKKIKRAVSYAPEVTAFVENGKMKKMTGVKTKELMLWLSVVEMYIEDPSSKKITFKTGTGLSDSFPVSAFELEE